The genomic region CCTTTAATGAACAGAGACATTACATTAGCACCTAATGGGAGATCATACTTTTCTAGGATAGATAAACAATCTTTATAGGTAGACGGATCAGGTACAGTGATTCCACTCCCTATAATGGAAAGATCATTTGATATCACATCAGATAAAGTAAGGGTTAGACAAGAAGCAGGAAATAGCATCTCCATTAGCCGTCCTCCCTTTACATTACTTAAGTGCTTACGGATTTGATTGATTTCCTCTATGGGGGCCCCACAGTCAAGCAATTTTTGAGTTGTATCCATAATATCACTAAGACTTAGAGTAATATCTTCATTACAAAAAGGGGATGTTAACAAAGCAGAAGCCCCCCCAGATAAGAGAACAATGACCAAATCAGTTTCACAGGTTCCTTCCAACAGGGCTCTGACCCGTTGAGAAGCAACCAAACTATTCTCATTAGGAATGGGATGACCAGCTTCGATATAGGGTGACTTTAAACCTTGAATAGTATGATTTTTTTTTGTTATGACAAGAGAATCACTTATCCTCTTGCCTAAGAGTTCTTCCATAGCAAGAGTCATAGAGGACGCCGCCTTACCAATTCCCAGTAGTATAATGCGATCAAAATTATTTAAAGATATATGTGAGTCTTTACCTGTATGATCAAGTAAATTAAGTTCATCATTTGTAAGATGACATCGACTTTTAATTAAAGAATATGGGTCTACAGATTCTAATGATTTTTTAAATAATGATTCTAATTCTAGTTTGTAGGACAAATTATCCTCCTACAAGCATTATAAATAAAATACCGTGGATATGCAATTTAAGAATATTGTTGGAATGTTTGTCTATTAATACCTATCAAAAAAGATGAATCTAAATAAAAGGGTCGCTACAAATGAAATGATACTGTTGTAACAACCCTCCTATATAACTTCTAGTTACTTTGACTTTTCTTTTTAGCAAGAACATCAAAAAAGACAGCAAGAAGAAGAACTAAACCTTTGATAGCCTGCTGCCAATCAACACTTACGCCCATAATAGACATTCCGTTATTTAAAACGCCCATTACAAGACCGCCGACAATAGCACCTATGATAGTACCAATACCACCGGATGCAGAAGCACCCCCTATAAAACATGAGGCTATAGCATCTAGTTCAAACATATTACCAGCTTTTGGGGTTGCTGCATTTAGTCGTCCAGCAACTACTAAACCTGTTAAGGCGGAGAGCAGGCCCATATTGGTGTAAACTAAGAACATAACTCTTTTCGTCTTCACACCGGATAACTTTGCGGCTTTTTCATTTCCCCCGAGAGCATAAACATGACGGCCAAAAACAGTTCTCTGTGTGATAAAAGAATAAACAGCGACCAGAAAGATAAGTAAGATAAGAACAATAGGAATACCGTTATACTGAGCTAAGCTAATACTAAGAAGATTGATAGCTACAACCATGATTGCTAATTTTACAAACTCAATCCAAAACGGAACAACATCAAAGCCATACTTAACTTTACTACTACGTCTATTAAGGCTCATCAAGACCACAATAACAGATGCTACTATTCCTAATATGACAGCGACCGCATTAAGACCAAATATCTCAAAATTGTTCCCTGGCAAATAACCAGCAGCAATAGATTGAAAACTCTTTTCAAATGGAGACTTGGTTTGTCCTTTAAGGATTACCATCGTTAGTCCACGCCAAATAAGCATACCTGCTAGTGTTACTATAAAAGCAGGTATTCGCATATAGGCAATAAAGTAACCATGAAAAGCACCTACTAAAATACCTATAATCAACGCAAAACCGATTGTCATACCGACAGGAAGCCCCCAGTCCACCATCATAATAGCAGAAATCGCCCCAACAAAAGCTACAACAGACCCTACTGAGAGATCAATATTACCAGTCAATATACAAAGAAGCATACCAGTTGCCAGTATAAGGACATAAGCGTTTTGAAGAACGATATTATTGATATTCATAGGGCGAAACAGGATTCCACCAGTTAATGACTGAAATAAAAGCATTATGAATATGAGAGCCAAGACCATTCCATTTTGTCTCATATTATTCTTGAAATAATTACTCAACTGATTCATCAAACATACTCCTTGAAAGTTTTAGATTGTTTTTGGTGATTCATGATTGTTTTCATAATTGCCTCTTGACTAGCGTATCTTCGCTCAAGACAACCGGCAATCTCACCATCATTAACAACATAAATGCGATCACACATACCAAGAAGTTCTGGCATCTCCGAACTGATAATAAGGATTCCTTTTCCTTCAGATGCTAACTCATTAATGATAGTATAGATCTCATATTTGGCCCCTACATCAATTCCCCTTGTAGGCTCATCAAGCACAAGTACATCTGGAGCTGACATCAACCATTTACTCAATACAACTTTCTGCTGATTTCCTCCTGATAAACTATCCACAACCTGATCTAAACCAGTTGAACGAACGGCAAGTTTATTTCTATATTTTTCTGCTTCAAGAATCTCTAAATTAGGATTAATAACTTTAAATCGACTAATTTTATTTAAATTAGCCAGGGAGATATTCTTTTTAATATCATTAATGAGTACTAAACCATATTCCTTTCGATCCTCTGTGAGATAAATAAATCCATTATCAATACATTTATTTACTGTACTTACATTTACCTCTTTCTCTTTAATAAATACTTTACCAGAATGTTTCTGACCGTAAGATTTACCAAACAAACTCATGGCTATCTCTGTACGCCCGGCTCCCATTAATCCTGCAAAGCCAACAACTTCTCCTTTATTAATAGAAAAAGATACACTGTCAGCGACTTTTCTATTCTCATGCTGAGGATGATAGACGGTCCAATTTTCAACTCTAAATATCTCGTCCCCAATAACATTATTCCGCTCTGGCCAACGATCGGTAATTTCTCTACCAACCATACTCTTGATTATCCTGTCTTCAAGAAAACCACCATCCTGTTTATTCATGGTTTCAATAACTTTTCCATCACGAATAACTGTTATGTGGTCTGCTACTTTTTCAATTTCATTTAACTTATGTGTGATTAATATGGAAGTAACCCCTTCCTTTTTTAGTTCAATTAAAAGATCCAATAGATTATTTGATTCTTCATCATTTAGGGCAGCTGTAGGTTCGTCAAGAATAAGAAGCTTTACATCTTTTGATAAAGCTTTAGCTATTTCAACTAACTGTTGTTTTCCTACGCCAATATTCCCTATTAGAGATGCGGGATTTTCTTCTAAACCAACTTTTTTTAATAATGTTTCTGCCTTCTGAGAAGTTTTATTCCAGTCAATAACGCCTTTATTTGCGTTTTCATTTCCCAAAAAAATATTCTCAGCTATGGAAAGATAAGGAATTAAAGCCAGTTCCTGGTGAATAATTACTATACCAAGCTTTTCGGAGTCCTTAATATCCTTGAAAATACACTCATTACCGTCCAAAAATATTTGTCCATCAAAAGAACCATGTGGGTGGACTCCTGATAACACTTTCATTAATGTAGATTTTCCGGCTCCATTCTCACCTACAATGGCATGGATTTCCTGACTGATTACAGATAAACTTACTTCATGTAGAGCAGTCACACCGGCAAACTTTTTTGTAATGTTTCTCATCTCTAATAAATTGTTTGCCATTTAATTACCCCAGACAAGAGGAGGATGTAGAAAACATCCTCCCATTTAAATAAATACTCTACATTCCCAATTGAGCTTTGGTGTAATAACCAGAGTCAACCAATGCAGATTCCCAATTATTAATATCAACGGAAACAGGTTCTTCAAGATAAGAAGGAACGACTTTAACACCATTGTTATAGGTTTTTGTGTCATTGATTTCAGGAGTTCCACCACTTAAAACAGCATCAACCATATCAGCAGCTCTTTTCGCAAGAGTTCTTGTATCTTTAAATACAGTTTGAGCCTGTTCACCAGCTAAGATAGATTTGACTGAAGGTATTTCAGCATCTTGTCCTGTTACTACAGGGATATCCTTTGTGGAACCATAACCAACAGATTTAAGAGCTGACAAGATTCCAATGGACAAACCATCATAAGGAGAAAGTACAGCGTCAACATGTTTATCTGTATAATAAGCAGCTAATAAGTTATCCATTCTTTGTTGAGCGACAACCCCATCCCATCGAAGTGTGGCTACCTGATCAAAATTAGTTTGACCAGAAGGTATCACTAATTGACCTTTATCAACATAAGGTTGAAGAACACTCATGGCACCATCAAAGAAGTAATATGCATTAGTATCATCAGGAGAACCAGCAAATAATTCTATATTGTATGGACCTGAACCAGAGGCCAGTTCTAGTGCTTTAATGATATAGGATCCCTGTAGAACTCCAACTTTGAAATTGTCAAAGGTTGCATAATAACTTACATGTGGTGAGTTCACGATAAGTCTATCGTAAGCTATAATCTTAACATCATTTTGAGCTGCTTGTTCTAAAACATTAAATAAAGCAGCCCCATCTATGGCAGCAATCACTAAGCAGTTAGCCCCTTTAACAATCATATTTTCAATCTGTGCAACCTGGGCATCAATATTATCTTCTGCATATTGAAGATCTACCTTATAACCACGCTCTTCAAGGATATCCTTCATGTATCCACCATCTTGAATCCATCTTTGAGAGGATTGTGTGGGCATGGCAATTCCTACTATTTGTTCTCCTCCACCATCTTTCCCATTACATCCTGAAATGAGCAAGAGTACAGAAAATATCAGTATGACAATTCCTATAAATCTTTTCATACTTTTCTCCTTTTGTTGATTTTCTCATGGGGGGCCGTACACGAAATCTGATTAATATTTCACCCATGAAACTACATTCATGGTAAGTCGGGATTATAGGCCTGTCAATGAAAATGTGTTCGTTAACGCATCAAACATAAAAGGATTAATGTAAGTTTTCTTTTGTAATTATATCAACAGGGAGAAGAACCTTATCATCAATATGTTGCTTAAGACCTTGACTTCGGTGCATATTCTGAAGAGCAAAAATAGCTTGAACAGCAGGGCGTTGTGATAAAATAAACTCTATCCTACCATCTTTTAACATCTGCTTGTTACTCTCAACAACATCATAACCAACAACCTTAATCTCTTTATATCCTAAAGCTTCACAAGCAGAAACATATAAATGTGTAGTGGCATTAGGAACAAAAAGACCAGGCTGTTCGTGACTAGGGTTTCTAAAAAAGGGTTCAATCAAGAGCTGAGCATCTTTTAAGTTATCCGTATCAGAGCCAATAACAGAAAACACTCTTTTATCCGGATTTTTAGTAAAAAATTGACAAAATCCATTTATTCGTTCTTTTAGGTGATTATCCTTTTCAGATATGTCTACCACTATCACATGAGCCTTTTCATCAATAAGCAAATGCAATAAACGACCAGCAAGTTTACCGGATTGATAATCATCTAGACCAATATAGCAAAATGTTTCCAACTCAATCTCTTGTTCAATACCCGGAAGGTTACTATCGAATAGAATGATATTCCTTCCCAATTTACCTTCGCGAATCGCGGACTTAAAAAGGGAAGGTCTTACAGGAGCTAGTATATACCCTGATAAATTGAGCTCGGAAGCTAAGTTAAGAGTATCCTGAATATTCACTTCATCAAACCTATTGAAGTGAAAGAATTTGACAGATACCCCAAGAGGGTTCAAATCCTTTTCAGCTTCTTTAAAACCATTATAACAAAGTTGCCAATATCCAGAATCCTGATCCAAATTGGGCATAATAACGCCATAGGTGACATTGTTTTTCTGTTTTAATCTAGAGGCCATAAAATCCAGCGTAAAACCAGTTTCTTCAATGATACTGAGAATCCTTGTCTTCGTATCATCACTTACACGGCCTCTATTATGCAAAACTCTATCAACCGTACCTATTGATACTCCTGCCAGTTTAGCAATGTCTTTTATTGTCACCTTATTCATATTACTTAGCCTCAGTTCGATTTGATAAGGTAATATAAAAAAAGGATCTACTTCTGTCCATAATAGGCATTTGGACCATGCTTTCTCTGAAAGTGTTTCTGAACTAAATATTCGGGTAATCCGTTCTTCTGACCTCCATATATAGACTCTGTAAGTTTTGCCATTTGAGCAAGTTCCTCTAATACAGCCGCATTATATAGAGCTTTCGAAGGAGTCGCCCCCCAAGTAAAGGGTCCATGACCTTCAATCAATACCATCTGACAATATTCAGGATTGATATTTTGCGCTTTAAGATATTCCGTAATCTGCAACCCCGTTTCGACTTCATAGTCTTTCATAATACGATCTTCACTCATTATAGGAGCACATGGTATAGCAACAGGGGAATGATCTGCATGAGTCGTTCCGTATACAGGAATAGAGCGTCCTGCCTGAGCCCATGCAGTGGCATGAGTTGAATGGGTATGAACAACACCTCCAATATCAGGAAAGTGTCTATACAAATGAAGATGAGTAGGAGTATCACTAGAGGGACGCAATGTCCCCTCTTTTATATTTCCTTCAAGATCCAATACCACAATATCATCAGCTTTCAATTTATCATAACTTACTCCACTTGGTTTTATCCCGACCAAACCAAGTTCTGGATAATACGCTGATACATTACCAAAAGTAAAAATAGCTAATTTTAATTCTGGTATTTGTTTATTAGCCTCTAAAACTTCCTGTTTTAATTCTTTTACTGTCTTCATTGTTATTACCTTAGCTTTGCTGCCAATTCACTAAGAATAAGATCGGTATCTAACTCTTTGCTTGTAGTCCCTTCTCCAATTCGAATAAGCTCCATATCCAGAATATTTGCCAAATCAGCTATGTGATTATAATTTAGAGCTGTAGAAAAAACAGTATGGTGAGCCCCTCCTGCCTTAATCCAGCTTTCTAAACCGGTCTTAAAATCTGGTTTTGGTTTCCACAATACGCGAGCAACTGGTAATTTGGGCATAGGAATCGTTGGTTTTATTGCGTCTACTTCATTGACAATTAATCTTAATCGATTACCCATATCAACAAGGGATACGTTGATAGCATTACCACCATCACCATCAAATACTAATCTAGCAGGATCATCTTTATCTCCTATTCCCAAAGGATGAACCTCTAATTTGGGTTTTATATTAGGATTACCAATGGACGGACAGATTTCAAGCATATGAGCTCCTAAGACCATTTTATCATTAGGATCCATATGATAAGTATAATCTTCCATAAAAGACGTACCACCGCCTAAGCCTTTTGCCATAGTTTTAAGCGCTCTCACCATAGAAGCGTGTTTCCAATCACCTTCTGCCCCAAATCCGTAACCATCAGAAAGCAAATTCTGCACAGCCAAACCGGGGAGCTGAGGCAATCCATGAAGATCTTCAAATGTGGTAGTAAAAGCACCAAAGCCACCATCTTCTAAGAATTTACGCAAACCTAATTCAATCTTGGCCTGTTCTTTTATCCTCTTTACAGACAAAGAATTATTGATTATATCATCAGATATTTGGAACTTTTGTTGATATTGCTTATACTGTTCATCTACCGATTTATCAGATATTTGATTTACAACGTCTACCAGGTCCATAATCCCATAACCATCAACCCGAATTCCCATCTTGATTTGGACCTCGACTTTATCACCTTCAGTTACAGCCACATTTCGCATATTGTCCCCAAAGCGGGCGACTCGTAAATTCTGTAAATCATCCCAACCTACGACGGCTCTCATCCATTGGCCGAGTTCTCCTTGAATACTCTTATCTTTCCAATAGCCAGCAATTATTTTCCTCTTAATCCGCATTCTGGCGCCAATATATCCATATTCCCGATCACCATGAGCACTCTGATTGAGGTTCATAAAATCCATATCAATACTATCCCAGGGGATGTCTCTATTAAATTGAGTATGAAGATGAGCCAGTGGTTTTGCTAATAGGGATAAACCTTTAATCCACATTTTAGCAGGTGAAAATGTGTGCATCCAAGTAACAACACCAATACAATCTTCGTCAGCACTTGCTTCAGTTAATGCTTTCGCAATTCCTTCTGAAGTTAGTACAGTAGGTCTCCATAAGAGCTCGACAGGTAAATTAGCAGACTCATTCAATTCTCCAACCATTTGTTTTGAATGACGGGCTACTTCTTTCAAAGTATCTTCTCCGTATAGATCCTGACTGCCTGTAATAAACCATATTTTTTTATTGCTAATTCTCATAATAACTCCTTAAGCTTCCTTACGTAATTCAACTAATTGCTCTTCACAATTACCAACAAGCTGATATTGCTTATAGATTTCTTTATATACTTCAACCATCTTTGGATCAGGTTTATAGACTTTAGAAAAACCAGCGCTCATTTTATTTTGAGCATCATCCAGATTTGTGAATTTGCCAGCAGCTACAGAGGCA from Spirochaeta cellobiosiphila DSM 17781 harbors:
- the mmsB gene encoding multiple monosaccharide ABC transporter permease codes for the protein MNQLSNYFKNNMRQNGMVLALIFIMLLFQSLTGGILFRPMNINNIVLQNAYVLILATGMLLCILTGNIDLSVGSVVAFVGAISAIMMVDWGLPVGMTIGFALIIGILVGAFHGYFIAYMRIPAFIVTLAGMLIWRGLTMVILKGQTKSPFEKSFQSIAAGYLPGNNFEIFGLNAVAVILGIVASVIVVLMSLNRRSSKVKYGFDVVPFWIEFVKLAIMVVAINLLSISLAQYNGIPIVLILLIFLVAVYSFITQRTVFGRHVYALGGNEKAAKLSGVKTKRVMFLVYTNMGLLSALTGLVVAGRLNAATPKAGNMFELDAIASCFIGGASASGGIGTIIGAIVGGLVMGVLNNGMSIMGVSVDWQQAIKGLVLLLAVFFDVLAKKKSQSN
- a CDS encoding glycerate kinase type-2 family protein; the encoded protein is MSYKLELESLFKKSLESVDPYSLIKSRCHLTNDELNLLDHTGKDSHISLNNFDRIILLGIGKAASSMTLAMEELLGKRISDSLVITKKNHTIQGLKSPYIEAGHPIPNENSLVASQRVRALLEGTCETDLVIVLLSGGASALLTSPFCNEDITLSLSDIMDTTQKLLDCGAPIEEINQIRKHLSNVKGGRLMEMLFPASCLTLTLSDVISNDLSIIGSGITVPDPSTYKDCLSILEKYDLPLGANVMSLFIKGAEGLFPETPKFNHQCFEKVTNILIGTNYTLLTEVKEQAEQRGFSVLSLTSHLKGEAREIANVFHSIAKSIRAYSIPHPSPVVLIAGGESTVTIKGQGVGGRNQEMALAFLNALKDDYIEDVYFLSGASDGTDGPTEDAGGIVCSKDLEDVIYQKLDLYKYLRDNNSNKALELLESLLHTGPTLTNVCDIQICLVV
- the araA gene encoding L-arabinose isomerase → MRISNKKIWFITGSQDLYGEDTLKEVARHSKQMVGELNESANLPVELLWRPTVLTSEGIAKALTEASADEDCIGVVTWMHTFSPAKMWIKGLSLLAKPLAHLHTQFNRDIPWDSIDMDFMNLNQSAHGDREYGYIGARMRIKRKIIAGYWKDKSIQGELGQWMRAVVGWDDLQNLRVARFGDNMRNVAVTEGDKVEVQIKMGIRVDGYGIMDLVDVVNQISDKSVDEQYKQYQQKFQISDDIINNSLSVKRIKEQAKIELGLRKFLEDGGFGAFTTTFEDLHGLPQLPGLAVQNLLSDGYGFGAEGDWKHASMVRALKTMAKGLGGGTSFMEDYTYHMDPNDKMVLGAHMLEICPSIGNPNIKPKLEVHPLGIGDKDDPARLVFDGDGGNAINVSLVDMGNRLRLIVNEVDAIKPTIPMPKLPVARVLWKPKPDFKTGLESWIKAGGAHHTVFSTALNYNHIADLANILDMELIRIGEGTTSKELDTDLILSELAAKLR
- a CDS encoding LacI family DNA-binding transcriptional regulator, which encodes MNKVTIKDIAKLAGVSIGTVDRVLHNRGRVSDDTKTRILSIIEETGFTLDFMASRLKQKNNVTYGVIMPNLDQDSGYWQLCYNGFKEAEKDLNPLGVSVKFFHFNRFDEVNIQDTLNLASELNLSGYILAPVRPSLFKSAIREGKLGRNIILFDSNLPGIEQEIELETFCYIGLDDYQSGKLAGRLLHLLIDEKAHVIVVDISEKDNHLKERINGFCQFFTKNPDKRVFSVIGSDTDNLKDAQLLIEPFFRNPSHEQPGLFVPNATTHLYVSACEALGYKEIKVVGYDVVESNKQMLKDGRIEFILSQRPAVQAIFALQNMHRSQGLKQHIDDKVLLPVDIITKENLH
- the mmsA gene encoding multiple monosaccharide ABC transporter ATP-binding protein, with amino-acid sequence MANNLLEMRNITKKFAGVTALHEVSLSVISQEIHAIVGENGAGKSTLMKVLSGVHPHGSFDGQIFLDGNECIFKDIKDSEKLGIVIIHQELALIPYLSIAENIFLGNENANKGVIDWNKTSQKAETLLKKVGLEENPASLIGNIGVGKQQLVEIAKALSKDVKLLILDEPTAALNDEESNNLLDLLIELKKEGVTSILITHKLNEIEKVADHITVIRDGKVIETMNKQDGGFLEDRIIKSMVGREITDRWPERNNVIGDEIFRVENWTVYHPQHENRKVADSVSFSINKGEVVGFAGLMGAGRTEIAMSLFGKSYGQKHSGKVFIKEKEVNVSTVNKCIDNGFIYLTEDRKEYGLVLINDIKKNISLANLNKISRFKVINPNLEILEAEKYRNKLAVRSTGLDQVVDSLSGGNQQKVVLSKWLMSAPDVLVLDEPTRGIDVGAKYEIYTIINELASEGKGILIISSEMPELLGMCDRIYVVNDGEIAGCLERRYASQEAIMKTIMNHQKQSKTFKEYV
- the araD gene encoding L-ribulose-5-phosphate 4-epimerase AraD; translation: MKTVKELKQEVLEANKQIPELKLAIFTFGNVSAYYPELGLVGIKPSGVSYDKLKADDIVVLDLEGNIKEGTLRPSSDTPTHLHLYRHFPDIGGVVHTHSTHATAWAQAGRSIPVYGTTHADHSPVAIPCAPIMSEDRIMKDYEVETGLQITEYLKAQNINPEYCQMVLIEGHGPFTWGATPSKALYNAAVLEELAQMAKLTESIYGGQKNGLPEYLVQKHFQRKHGPNAYYGQK
- the chvE gene encoding multiple monosaccharide ABC transporter substrate-binding protein, coding for MKRFIGIVILIFSVLLLISGCNGKDGGGEQIVGIAMPTQSSQRWIQDGGYMKDILEERGYKVDLQYAEDNIDAQVAQIENMIVKGANCLVIAAIDGAALFNVLEQAAQNDVKIIAYDRLIVNSPHVSYYATFDNFKVGVLQGSYIIKALELASGSGPYNIELFAGSPDDTNAYYFFDGAMSVLQPYVDKGQLVIPSGQTNFDQVATLRWDGVVAQQRMDNLLAAYYTDKHVDAVLSPYDGLSIGILSALKSVGYGSTKDIPVVTGQDAEIPSVKSILAGEQAQTVFKDTRTLAKRAADMVDAVLSGGTPEINDTKTYNNGVKVVPSYLEEPVSVDINNWESALVDSGYYTKAQLGM